One Actinomadura viridis genomic region harbors:
- a CDS encoding SRPBCC family protein: MSRVAIHADADAQAPAEQVFAVLTDWPRHDEWMPFTKARGGHGVGAELEGWTGVGPLGFTDTMVITDWRPGRRVAVRHTGRLVRGEAFFEVTPLPGGGSRIRWAECLDLPLGPLGRAGWLAAGPVIGAFMGLGLRRLARVSSRT, translated from the coding sequence GTGAGCCGGGTCGCGATCCACGCCGACGCCGACGCGCAGGCACCCGCCGAACAGGTCTTCGCGGTGCTGACCGACTGGCCCCGGCACGACGAGTGGATGCCGTTCACCAAGGCCCGCGGCGGGCACGGGGTGGGCGCGGAGCTGGAGGGGTGGACGGGCGTCGGCCCCCTGGGCTTCACCGACACCATGGTCATCACCGACTGGCGGCCCGGCCGCCGGGTGGCCGTACGGCACACCGGCCGGCTGGTGCGCGGCGAGGCGTTCTTCGAGGTCACGCCGCTGCCCGGCGGGGGCAGCCGGATCCGCTGGGCGGAGTGCCTGGATCTCCCGCTCGGCCCGCTGGGCCGGGCCGGGTGGCTGGCCGCCGGGCCGGTGATCGGCGCGTTCATGGGCCTGGGCCTGCGGCGGCTGGCGCGCGTTTCGTCCCGGACGTGA
- a CDS encoding DNA-3-methyladenine glycosylase I gives MSTAILGEDGLARCPWGLSAPDYIAYHDDEWGRPVRDDQGLYERLCLEAFQSGLSWLTILRKREGFRAAFAGFDPEKVAAFGPGDVERLMGDAAIVRNRAKIEAAVANARAALDLPGGLAATAWRYADPGRPAPEALEDVPAFTPGSKALAKELKKNGFRFVGPTTAYALMQACGLVDDHLAGCHRRGAYA, from the coding sequence GTGAGCACCGCCATCCTCGGCGAGGACGGGCTGGCCCGCTGCCCCTGGGGGCTGTCGGCGCCCGACTACATCGCCTACCACGACGACGAATGGGGCCGGCCGGTCCGCGACGACCAGGGCCTCTACGAGCGGCTGTGCCTGGAGGCGTTCCAGTCGGGGCTGTCCTGGCTGACCATCCTGCGCAAACGCGAGGGCTTCCGTGCCGCGTTCGCCGGGTTCGACCCGGAGAAGGTCGCCGCGTTCGGTCCCGGCGACGTCGAGCGGCTGATGGGCGACGCGGCCATCGTGCGCAACCGGGCCAAGATCGAGGCGGCGGTCGCCAACGCCCGCGCCGCCCTCGACCTGCCCGGCGGGCTCGCGGCCACGGCCTGGCGGTACGCCGATCCGGGCCGCCCGGCGCCCGAGGCGTTGGAGGACGTCCCGGCCTTCACGCCCGGCTCCAAGGCCCTGGCCAAGGAGCTGAAGAAGAACGGCTTCCGGTTCGTCGGGCCGACGACCGCCTACGCCCTCATGCAGGCCTGCGGCCTCGTTGACGACCACCTGGCCGGGTGCCACCGCCGCGGCGCGTACGCCTGA
- a CDS encoding FtsX-like permease family protein produces MWLIARRSFAEGWPRLVATLLAAMFSIGLIAGSLQFALRAQEAVSGSDASEYARTDVLVQGGTVDRDDLYAIPDGRIRLDRVAGRPGVAAVHGDAMVETTVSGPGGKAILAPAGGRTLLRPWVPDARLAPFRLESGRAPAADGEIAVTRHVARAGNLATGSDLTVLLPRETRRMRIVGIVSVQGRSAVGGGDLVLAPPETVRAAAGLPAGAWQSVWVKAAPGVPPGRLRADLARDLRRDGNEVTVRAAASLRDAQTADAQSAGASIGGAIGMLASVAVFVGLFVVANTFGTLVRQRIRRLALLAAIGATPRQIKRLIRFEALALGAVGSLGGLVLGYPVSALLTRLFAADGFDISAADAQFGWIALAVPVAAGVLVTQLAAWRAARRAARVSPMQALRTASAGARERRWPRLLGALAVFGCAWLFYGPAIAVAYEEPPGPERTIGISIMLMLGSMVTVAALAVLAPFFVGPLGGLVGRIGMLVSGEAGRLARATITRSPRRVSSAASALMLGVALVSATALVMLSAQDRFDEAGRQVLLADHAVAASGKGPSGAAPLPRDVADRVAGVPGVARAAVLTQTGVQLVSPRPRRPVPEDPSPFYFSVTGVDQAALPSVLDLGGRLRALAPGEIGLSSTIMKAQRLEPGARIVVRGAHGRVPLTVAGAYHDPSHLFADQALAAPATMDRLDRNAPTLAVLVKGGDGGALERAVAGVPGARVLDRAGFVEQAAGSITSGLRVVYGFIGMALVLSLFGMATTVSMSVAERTREFGLLGAVGATMGQLRAIVRWEAATVVLLGTLLGLGSAIGTVALVHVATGSSFLNPAPPWWLPVLVAAGAAAVTFATSAFPARRAADVPVLEAAKAE; encoded by the coding sequence ATGTGGCTCATCGCGCGACGCTCGTTCGCCGAGGGATGGCCCCGGCTGGTCGCCACGCTCCTGGCGGCGATGTTCTCGATCGGCCTGATCGCCGGATCGCTGCAGTTCGCGCTGCGCGCCCAGGAGGCGGTCTCGGGCAGCGACGCCAGCGAGTACGCCCGCACCGACGTGCTCGTCCAGGGCGGCACCGTCGACCGCGACGACCTGTACGCGATCCCCGACGGCCGGATCCGGCTCGACCGGGTGGCGGGCCGCCCGGGCGTCGCCGCCGTGCACGGGGACGCCATGGTCGAGACGACCGTCTCCGGCCCCGGCGGGAAGGCGATCCTCGCTCCGGCCGGCGGGCGCACGCTGCTGCGGCCGTGGGTGCCGGACGCCCGGCTCGCCCCGTTCCGGCTGGAGTCCGGCCGGGCGCCCGCCGCCGACGGCGAGATCGCCGTCACGCGGCACGTCGCGCGTGCCGGGAACCTGGCCACGGGGTCGGACCTGACGGTGCTGCTGCCGCGCGAGACCCGGCGCATGAGGATCGTCGGCATCGTGTCCGTCCAGGGCCGGAGCGCGGTCGGCGGCGGCGACCTGGTGCTGGCACCGCCGGAGACGGTGCGCGCCGCCGCCGGGCTGCCCGCGGGCGCCTGGCAGAGCGTCTGGGTGAAGGCCGCCCCCGGGGTGCCGCCCGGGCGCCTGCGCGCCGACCTCGCCCGCGATCTGCGCCGGGACGGGAACGAGGTGACCGTACGGGCCGCCGCCTCTCTCCGCGACGCGCAGACCGCCGACGCGCAGAGCGCGGGGGCCTCGATCGGCGGGGCGATCGGGATGCTGGCCTCGGTCGCGGTGTTCGTGGGGCTGTTCGTGGTGGCCAACACCTTCGGCACCCTCGTCCGGCAGCGCATCCGGCGGCTGGCGCTGCTCGCCGCGATCGGGGCGACGCCGCGGCAGATCAAGCGGCTGATCCGGTTCGAGGCGCTGGCGCTGGGCGCGGTGGGGTCGCTGGGCGGGCTGGTCCTGGGCTATCCGGTCTCGGCGCTGCTCACCCGGCTGTTCGCGGCGGACGGCTTCGACATCTCGGCCGCCGACGCCCAGTTCGGCTGGATCGCCCTCGCCGTGCCGGTCGCCGCCGGTGTCCTGGTCACCCAGCTCGCCGCCTGGCGGGCGGCCCGGCGGGCGGCGCGGGTCTCCCCGATGCAGGCGCTGCGGACCGCGTCCGCGGGCGCCAGGGAACGGCGGTGGCCCCGGCTGCTGGGCGCGCTGGCGGTGTTCGGCTGCGCCTGGTTGTTCTACGGGCCGGCCATCGCGGTCGCCTACGAGGAGCCCCCGGGCCCGGAGCGGACGATCGGCATCTCCATCATGCTGATGCTCGGCTCGATGGTGACGGTGGCGGCCCTGGCCGTGCTGGCCCCGTTCTTCGTCGGCCCGCTCGGCGGGCTGGTCGGCCGGATCGGGATGCTGGTGAGCGGAGAGGCGGGGCGGCTGGCCCGCGCGACCATCACCCGCAGCCCCCGCCGGGTCTCCTCCGCCGCCTCCGCGCTGATGCTGGGCGTGGCCCTGGTCTCCGCGACCGCGCTGGTGATGCTGTCGGCGCAGGACCGGTTCGACGAGGCGGGACGCCAGGTGCTGCTGGCCGACCACGCGGTGGCCGCGTCCGGCAAGGGCCCGTCCGGGGCCGCTCCGCTCCCCCGGGACGTGGCGGACCGGGTGGCGGGCGTGCCGGGCGTCGCGCGGGCCGCCGTCCTCACCCAGACCGGCGTGCAACTGGTGTCGCCCCGGCCCCGCCGTCCCGTCCCCGAGGACCCGTCCCCCTTCTACTTCTCGGTCACCGGCGTCGACCAGGCGGCCCTGCCGTCCGTGCTCGACCTCGGCGGGCGGCTCCGGGCACTGGCGCCCGGCGAGATCGGGCTCTCCTCCACCATCATGAAGGCGCAGCGTCTCGAGCCCGGCGCCCGGATCGTCGTCCGCGGCGCCCACGGCCGCGTCCCCCTCACGGTCGCGGGGGCGTACCACGACCCGTCCCACCTCTTCGCCGACCAGGCCCTCGCCGCCCCCGCCACCATGGACCGGCTGGACCGGAACGCGCCGACGCTGGCCGTCCTCGTCAAGGGCGGGGACGGCGGCGCGCTGGAAAGGGCCGTGGCCGGGGTGCCCGGCGCGCGGGTGCTCGACCGGGCCGGGTTCGTGGAACAGGCGGCGGGCTCGATCACCAGCGGGCTGCGCGTCGTCTACGGCTTCATCGGCATGGCGCTGGTGCTGTCGCTGTTCGGGATGGCCACCACGGTGTCGATGAGCGTCGCCGAGCGCACCCGGGAGTTCGGGCTGCTGGGCGCGGTCGGCGCGACCATGGGGCAGCTCCGCGCGATCGTCCGGTGGGAGGCCGCGACGGTCGTGCTGCTCGGCACCCTCCTGGGCCTCGGCTCCGCGATCGGCACCGTCGCGCTGGTGCACGTCGCGACCGGCAGTTCCTTCCTGAACCCGGCCCCTCCATGGTGGCTGCCGGTGCTGGTGGCGGCGGGCGCCGCCGCGGTGACGTTCGCCACATCCGCCTTCCCCGCCCGCCGGGCCGCGGACGTCCCCGTCCTGGAGGCGGCCAAGGCCGAGTGA
- a CDS encoding ABC transporter ATP-binding protein produces MSPPTPALSLPRVQDDQVAAAIDLVRTYGSGENAVAALRGVSASFARGQFTAIMGPSGSGKSTLLHCLAGLDGVTSGRVLIGDVDLTRLSRTRLARLRRDRLGFVFQSFNLLPMLTAAENIRLTGRLAGRRADPAWFDTLVDALGLRERLGHRPAEMSGGQQQRVAVARALLTRPEVVFADEPTGNLDSRSGAEVLAFLRTAVDGYRQTVIMVTHDPVAAAHADRVLFLADGRIVDELPSPTVDTVHAVMRRMEG; encoded by the coding sequence ATGTCTCCCCCCACCCCTGCCCTTTCCCTGCCCCGCGTCCAGGACGACCAGGTGGCCGCCGCGATCGACCTCGTCCGGACCTACGGCTCGGGCGAGAACGCGGTGGCGGCGCTGCGCGGGGTCTCGGCGTCGTTCGCCCGCGGCCAGTTCACCGCGATCATGGGCCCGTCCGGTTCCGGCAAGTCCACGCTGCTGCACTGCCTGGCCGGGCTGGACGGCGTCACCTCGGGCCGGGTGCTGATCGGTGACGTGGACCTCACCCGGCTCTCGCGGACCCGGCTCGCCCGGCTGCGCCGCGACCGGCTCGGCTTCGTCTTCCAGTCGTTCAACCTGCTGCCGATGCTGACCGCCGCCGAGAACATCCGGCTGACCGGACGGCTGGCGGGCCGCCGCGCCGACCCGGCGTGGTTCGACACGCTGGTGGACGCGCTGGGCCTGCGTGAGCGGCTCGGGCACCGGCCCGCCGAGATGTCGGGCGGCCAGCAGCAGCGGGTCGCGGTGGCCCGGGCGCTGCTCACCCGGCCCGAGGTGGTGTTCGCCGACGAGCCGACCGGCAACCTCGACTCCCGTTCGGGCGCCGAGGTCCTGGCGTTCCTGCGCACCGCGGTCGACGGCTACCGGCAGACGGTGATCATGGTCACCCACGATCCGGTGGCCGCGGCGCACGCCGACCGGGTGCTGTTCCTGGCGGACGGCCGGATCGTGGACGAGCTGCCGTCCCCCACGGTGGACACCGTGCACGCCGTCATGCGGCGGATGGAGGGCTGA
- a CDS encoding glycosyltransferase 87 family protein, translating to MTPAQPLSRALAHAPSRVLFRARASGRGLRHRYGTPALYGACAAFAGITAAVTDLTPHRTWGTIAAAAYGLGALAALAPRGRRHPGTVAVAVLAGAVLIPLAVLIGTGQAQPEVGVVHRSGAHLLEHGTPYLGPAELAEHDGYEAYNPYLPGMAVLGLPWALAGVDARLVFGGLFLGLLAASAAAAAPRTGTRPWILLAASPLVALPLAVGGDDLPVIGLACLGLALAVRDRPGLAGAALGAAATLKATAWPALLVCLVLVAVRGTGRGDGRRRRGAWRGYAASAGAFLAAGVALPALADPQGMFHNTVRFPLGLAAVSSPAGSPLPGRLLADLGPYGHAAALAALVTAALAMGASLLVRPPADARAAAYRLALGLLLATALMPASRWGYLVYPAVLALWGHITARAVPRTRSAAPVMARPAERAKEAAWLAA from the coding sequence ATGACGCCTGCCCAGCCCCTCTCCCGCGCCCTCGCGCACGCCCCCTCCCGCGTCCTCTTCCGTGCCCGCGCCTCAGGCCGTGGTCTCCGCCACCGGTACGGGACGCCCGCCCTCTACGGCGCGTGCGCGGCGTTCGCCGGGATCACCGCCGCCGTGACGGACCTCACGCCGCACCGGACCTGGGGAACGATCGCGGCCGCGGCCTACGGGCTGGGGGCGCTCGCCGCACTGGCGCCCCGGGGACGGCGGCATCCCGGGACGGTCGCCGTCGCGGTCCTCGCCGGGGCGGTGCTGATCCCGCTGGCCGTGCTGATCGGCACGGGCCAGGCGCAGCCGGAGGTGGGCGTCGTGCACCGCTCCGGCGCCCACCTTCTGGAGCACGGGACGCCCTACCTCGGCCCCGCCGAACTGGCGGAGCACGACGGCTACGAGGCCTACAACCCCTACCTGCCCGGGATGGCCGTCCTGGGGCTGCCCTGGGCCCTCGCGGGCGTCGACGCGCGGCTGGTGTTCGGCGGGCTCTTCCTCGGGCTGCTGGCCGCGAGCGCCGCGGCGGCGGCGCCCCGCACCGGGACGCGGCCGTGGATCCTCCTGGCGGCCTCCCCGCTGGTCGCCCTCCCGCTCGCGGTCGGCGGGGACGACCTGCCGGTGATCGGCCTGGCCTGCCTGGGCCTGGCCCTGGCCGTACGGGACCGGCCCGGCCTGGCGGGGGCGGCCCTGGGGGCTGCGGCGACGCTCAAGGCCACGGCGTGGCCCGCCCTGCTCGTCTGCCTCGTCCTCGTCGCCGTACGGGGCACCGGGCGCGGGGACGGACGGCGGCGCCGGGGCGCGTGGCGCGGGTACGCGGCGTCCGCGGGCGCGTTCCTGGCGGCCGGGGTCGCGCTGCCCGCCCTCGCCGACCCGCAGGGCATGTTCCACAACACCGTCCGCTTCCCGCTGGGGCTGGCGGCGGTGTCCTCACCCGCCGGCAGCCCCCTTCCGGGCCGGCTGCTCGCCGACCTCGGCCCGTACGGCCACGCCGCCGCGCTGGCCGCGCTCGTCACGGCCGCCCTCGCGATGGGCGCGTCCCTGCTCGTCCGGCCGCCCGCCGACGCCCGCGCCGCCGCGTACCGGCTCGCCCTCGGGCTGCTGCTGGCCACCGCGCTGATGCCCGCGTCCCGATGGGGCTACCTGGTCTACCCGGCCGTCCTGGCCCTCTGGGGCCACATCACCGCGCGGGCGGTCCCCCGCACCCGGTCCGCGGCGCCGGTCATGGCGCGGCCCGCCGAGCGCGCGAAGGAGGCGGCATGGCTCGCTGCCTGA
- a CDS encoding glycosyltransferase family 4 protein — protein sequence MARCLIVTNDFPPRQGGIETFVYELARRFPPGEVVVYTSAEPGAAPFDAGLPFPVVRDPTRTLLPTPRVARTARRLAAEHGCDRVWFGAAAPLGLLAGPLGLPSVATTHGHEVWWAGVPGPRRALRRIGAQAGIVTYLTEHTRARIAPALGPRARTARLVPGVDTGAFRPGAGGAAEIRERHGLGDRPVILTVSRLVPRKGQDRLIRALPRVREAVPDATLLVVGAGPQDFWLRGQAAEGVVFAGGRPHAELPPYYGAADVFAMPCRARRLGLETEGLGIVYLEAAAAGLPVLAGDAGGAPEAVRHGETGFVVDGRSVPEIAGRLVELLGDAAARTEMGAKGRAWVREEWSWAGSYERLRELLDRACSTVGP from the coding sequence ATGGCTCGCTGCCTGATCGTCACCAACGACTTCCCGCCACGGCAGGGCGGCATCGAGACCTTCGTGTACGAGCTGGCCCGCCGGTTCCCGCCCGGCGAGGTGGTCGTCTACACCTCCGCGGAGCCCGGCGCCGCGCCCTTCGACGCCGGCCTGCCGTTCCCCGTCGTCCGCGACCCCACGCGGACGCTGCTGCCGACCCCGCGGGTCGCGCGTACGGCCCGGCGGCTGGCCGCCGAGCACGGCTGCGACCGGGTGTGGTTCGGCGCCGCCGCGCCGCTCGGCCTGCTGGCGGGGCCGCTCGGGCTGCCCTCGGTCGCCACGACGCACGGCCACGAGGTCTGGTGGGCGGGCGTCCCCGGGCCACGCCGGGCACTGCGCCGGATCGGGGCGCAGGCCGGGATCGTGACCTACCTCACCGAGCACACCCGCGCCAGGATCGCGCCCGCCCTCGGCCCCCGCGCCCGTACCGCCCGGCTGGTCCCCGGCGTGGACACCGGCGCGTTCCGGCCCGGCGCCGGAGGGGCGGCGGAGATCCGCGAACGGCACGGCCTGGGCGACCGCCCGGTCATCCTGACCGTCTCCCGGCTCGTCCCGCGCAAGGGGCAGGACCGGCTCATCCGCGCCCTCCCGCGGGTACGGGAGGCCGTGCCGGACGCGACGCTGCTGGTCGTCGGCGCGGGCCCGCAGGACTTCTGGCTGCGCGGCCAGGCGGCGGAGGGCGTGGTGTTCGCCGGCGGGCGCCCGCACGCCGAGCTGCCGCCGTACTACGGCGCCGCCGACGTGTTCGCCATGCCCTGCCGCGCCCGCCGCCTCGGCCTGGAGACCGAGGGCCTGGGCATCGTCTACCTGGAGGCCGCCGCGGCGGGGCTGCCGGTCCTGGCGGGCGACGCGGGCGGCGCGCCGGAGGCGGTCCGGCACGGGGAGACCGGCTTCGTCGTCGACGGCCGCTCGGTGCCCGAGATCGCCGGCCGCCTGGTCGAACTGCTCGGCGACGCCGCCGCCCGGACGGAGATGGGCGCGAAGGGAAGGGCCTGGGTCCGCGAGGAATGGAGCTGGGCGGGGTCCTACGAGCGCCTGAGGGAACTTCTGGACCGCGCTTGCTCTACGGTCGGACCATGA
- a CDS encoding sensor histidine kinase has protein sequence MTAVDAPRTGAARHGAAVRPGAWRAMAGNPLRFLISSWPWRALAYLATGPLVAAAWLAAVAVLAAAGVVLTPVVAGVVLLALVPVSAVGYAAVERRRLRWLDPRPAPTPHREPPRPGPRPWLGFRLREAATWRELGYALLSSLLAVVDLAVPFVIIVGSTVSASAPWLVDHGDQLQYGPSVTVDRPPEAWAVAVTAVLLLVAGLYAMTALAAARAALARALLVRAVEEELVEVRASRARMAGAFEAERRRIERDLHDGAQQRLTGLIMTLGLAGLDGADPALIGKGRAEARAALEELRDLVRGIHPSVLTDRGLAAAVASLAERSPVPVEVRADLPARPPESVESAAYFVVAEALANVAKHSGATRARVTLRRAGPALVLEIWDDGAGGADASRGTGLQGLADRVAVHDGSLRLSSPHGGPTIVRVEIPCAS, from the coding sequence ATGACCGCCGTGGACGCGCCCCGTACCGGCGCCGCCCGCCACGGCGCCGCCGTCCGCCCCGGTGCCTGGCGCGCGATGGCGGGCAACCCGCTGCGGTTCCTGATCTCCTCCTGGCCCTGGCGCGCCCTCGCCTACCTGGCGACCGGGCCCCTGGTCGCGGCGGCCTGGCTGGCCGCCGTGGCCGTCCTGGCCGCGGCCGGCGTCGTGCTGACCCCCGTGGTGGCCGGCGTCGTGCTGCTGGCGCTCGTCCCGGTGTCCGCGGTGGGGTACGCGGCGGTCGAGCGGCGCCGCCTGCGCTGGCTGGACCCCCGGCCGGCGCCCACCCCGCACCGCGAACCGCCCCGGCCGGGCCCGCGCCCCTGGCTCGGCTTCCGGCTGCGGGAGGCGGCCACCTGGCGGGAGCTCGGCTACGCGCTGCTGTCGTCCCTGCTGGCGGTCGTCGACCTGGCCGTCCCGTTCGTCATCATCGTGGGCTCGACCGTCTCGGCGTCGGCGCCCTGGCTGGTGGACCACGGCGACCAACTCCAGTACGGGCCGAGCGTGACCGTGGACCGCCCGCCCGAGGCGTGGGCGGTGGCCGTGACCGCGGTCCTGCTGCTCGTCGCCGGCCTCTACGCGATGACCGCCCTGGCCGCCGCCCGCGCCGCGCTCGCCCGCGCGCTGCTGGTCCGCGCCGTCGAGGAGGAACTGGTCGAGGTCCGGGCGTCCCGGGCCCGGATGGCCGGCGCGTTCGAGGCCGAGCGCCGCAGGATCGAGCGCGACCTGCACGACGGCGCCCAGCAGCGGCTCACCGGCCTCATCATGACGCTGGGCCTGGCCGGGCTGGACGGCGCCGACCCCGCCCTCATCGGCAAGGGCCGCGCGGAGGCCCGGGCCGCCCTGGAGGAGCTGCGCGACCTGGTCCGCGGCATCCATCCGTCCGTGCTGACCGACCGCGGCCTGGCCGCCGCCGTGGCGTCCCTGGCCGAACGCTCGCCCGTTCCCGTGGAGGTACGCGCCGACCTGCCCGCGCGCCCGCCCGAGAGCGTCGAGTCCGCCGCCTACTTCGTGGTCGCCGAGGCCCTCGCCAACGTCGCCAAGCACAGCGGCGCCACCCGCGCCCGGGTGACCCTGCGCCGGGCCGGGCCCGCGCTGGTCCTGGAGATCTGGGACGACGGCGCGGGCGGCGCGGACGCGTCCCGGGGCACCGGCCTGCAGGGCCTGGCCGACCGGGTGGCCGTGCACGACGGCTCCCTGCGGCTGTCCAGCCCGCACGGCGGGCCTACGATCGTCCGGGTGGAGATCCCATGCGCGTCGTGA
- a CDS encoding response regulator transcription factor codes for MRVVIAEDSVLLREGLSQILTRSGHVVAAAVGDAPALAAAVAEDRPDIVVTDVRMPPGFRDEGLRAALALRAEHPGLPVLVLSQYVEQSYAADLLHTGGGVGYLLKDRVGEVAEFVEALDRVAAGGTVIDPDVVRGLLARRARDTPLERLTAREREVLALMAEGRSNGAVARALVVSEAAVIKHVGSIFAKLDLHRTPDDHRRVLAVLTHLRGASR; via the coding sequence ATGCGCGTCGTGATCGCCGAGGACTCGGTGCTGCTCCGGGAGGGCCTGAGCCAGATCCTCACCCGTTCCGGCCACGTGGTCGCCGCCGCCGTGGGCGACGCCCCCGCGCTGGCCGCCGCCGTCGCCGAGGACCGCCCCGACATCGTCGTCACCGACGTGCGGATGCCGCCCGGCTTCCGCGACGAGGGCCTGCGCGCGGCGCTGGCGCTGCGCGCGGAGCACCCCGGCCTGCCCGTCCTGGTGCTGTCGCAGTACGTCGAGCAGTCCTACGCCGCCGACCTGCTGCACACCGGCGGCGGGGTGGGCTACCTCCTCAAGGACCGGGTGGGGGAGGTCGCCGAGTTCGTCGAGGCGCTGGACCGGGTGGCGGCGGGCGGCACCGTCATCGACCCCGACGTGGTCCGCGGCCTCCTGGCCCGCCGCGCCCGCGACACGCCGCTGGAACGCCTGACCGCGCGCGAGCGCGAGGTGCTGGCCCTGATGGCCGAGGGCCGCTCCAACGGGGCCGTCGCCCGCGCCCTCGTCGTCTCCGAGGCCGCCGTGATCAAGCACGTCGGCTCCATCTTCGCCAAGCTCGACCTGCACCGGACGCCCGACGACCACCGGCGCGTCCTGGCCGTCCTCACCCACCTGCGCGGCGCGTCCCGCTGA
- a CDS encoding cryptochrome/photolyase family protein, whose product MPKTAIMLFTRDLRVRDNPALAAACAAAERVVPLFVADDVLLAGPAAGASNRVRFLVDALADLRASLRERGGGLVLRRGDPVEETLRLARQVGAEAVFLSEDVSGYAARRRERLGRACAAERVGLSEHPGVTVVRPGALTPANGDHYRVFTPYWRAWEAAAWRDLAAAPERIALPPGGAPSDHVTLETIAREFGRDPSPRLAKGGESEGRARMAAWLDGGPRGLQGYEDGHDDLAGDRTSRLAPFLKFGCVSPRELAEEARRREGGAFVRQLAWRDFHHQVTAAFPDIARRDYRPYGEGWRDDRDALEAWCEGATGIPIVDAGMRQLRREGFMHNRARMITASFLTRHLRVDWRHGLRHFAAWLADGDVADNAGNWQWVAGTGNSPRPNVVLNPLRQAARFDREGEYVRRYVPELAGVEGGRVHTPWLPPGKGRRGPGYPAPILEPDLLSGTRRAGG is encoded by the coding sequence ATGCCGAAGACCGCGATCATGCTGTTCACCCGGGATCTGCGGGTGCGCGACAACCCGGCGCTGGCCGCGGCGTGCGCGGCGGCGGAGCGGGTGGTGCCGCTGTTCGTGGCCGACGACGTGCTGCTGGCCGGGCCGGCGGCGGGCGCGTCCAACCGGGTGCGGTTCCTGGTGGACGCGCTCGCCGACCTGCGCGCGTCGTTGCGCGAGCGGGGCGGCGGCCTGGTGCTGCGGCGCGGCGACCCGGTCGAGGAGACGCTGCGGCTGGCCCGGCAGGTGGGCGCGGAGGCCGTCTTCCTGAGCGAGGACGTCAGCGGGTACGCGGCGCGGCGGCGCGAACGTCTCGGGCGGGCCTGCGCCGCCGAGCGCGTCGGGCTGTCGGAGCATCCCGGGGTGACCGTGGTGCGGCCCGGGGCGCTCACCCCTGCGAACGGGGACCACTACCGGGTGTTCACGCCGTACTGGCGGGCCTGGGAGGCCGCCGCGTGGCGCGACCTCGCCGCCGCGCCGGAGCGGATCGCGCTCCCGCCCGGCGGGGCCCCCTCGGATCACGTGACGCTGGAGACGATCGCGCGGGAGTTCGGCCGCGATCCGTCGCCCCGCCTGGCCAAGGGCGGGGAGTCGGAGGGGCGCGCGCGCATGGCCGCGTGGCTGGACGGCGGTCCGCGGGGCCTGCAGGGCTACGAGGACGGGCACGACGACCTGGCCGGTGACCGGACCTCCAGGCTCGCCCCGTTCCTGAAGTTCGGGTGCGTGTCGCCGCGGGAGCTGGCCGAGGAGGCGCGGCGGCGGGAGGGCGGCGCGTTCGTCCGGCAGCTGGCCTGGCGCGACTTCCACCACCAGGTCACGGCCGCGTTCCCGGACATCGCGCGGCGGGACTACCGGCCGTACGGGGAGGGCTGGCGGGACGACCGGGACGCCCTGGAGGCGTGGTGCGAGGGCGCCACCGGGATCCCGATCGTGGACGCGGGCATGCGGCAGCTGCGCCGGGAGGGGTTCATGCACAACCGGGCCCGGATGATCACGGCGTCGTTCCTGACCCGGCACCTGCGCGTCGACTGGCGGCACGGGCTGCGCCACTTCGCCGCGTGGCTGGCCGACGGCGACGTGGCCGACAACGCGGGCAACTGGCAGTGGGTCGCGGGCACCGGCAACTCACCCCGGCCCAACGTCGTCCTCAACCCGCTGCGGCAGGCCGCGCGGTTCGACCGCGAGGGCGAGTACGTGCGCAGGTACGTGCCGGAGCTGGCCGGCGTGGAGGGCGGGCGCGTCCACACCCCGTGGCTGCCGCCCGGGAAGGGGCGGCGGGGGCCGGGGTACCCCGCGCCGATCCTGGAGCCGGACCTGCTCAGCGGGACGCGCCGCGCAGGTGGGTGA